The sequence TAAACAGGATGATAATACCCATGAAAGAAAACAGCATGGAAGTTGATGTTATAAAAACATACTTAAGTGCCGCGGTGATGTTTTCCTTTGCTTTTAACGTAACTATAAGCACGGCCGAAAATACCGTGGATAATTCAATAAATATCCATAACAGAACAAGGTTATTAGATAGAAACCCCATGATAAGAATCAGTTCTAGTAAGCAAAAAGAGCCATAGAAAACCGGTAGCAAAGATACGTCGATTTCCTTTTGGTTAAGCAGGCTATCTATGTAACCGCGGGAATATATGGCCGCCAGCAAATACAAGCCGGCTGAGATCAATATTTCAAAAATTGCCAATGTGTCCAAATAAAAATATCCGTTGCCGGATAATTCCACTGGCCGGTTGAAGCTAACCATCCATATGCTTAATCCCAAATACACAACTGTCTGGATTATGACCAAGCTGCTATAGTGGCGATTATCTGCGTGTTTATAAAAGCGAGAAAACCATAGTATCAGGCATAATGACACAAGCGCAGGTAAGCTGAGCAACCAGATAATATGTTCTATCATTGCTCTTCTGCTTCCAATCCGAAGTTGCGCAGGCGTTCGTGGAAAGATTCGATAGTGGAATCAATACCAAAAGCCAACAGGCTAGCCAGTACCAGGATCATGAGCAGGTCAACCAGGATCAACACCTCGACAATAAAAGGCAATTCTGCAACAAATAAACTGAAGAGTAAGACCCCATTTTCCATGGTGAGGTAACCGACAGTTTTTGTGATGACCTTACGCCGGCTAAAAATAACCATCATTCCCATCAGAGCGAGCGACACACCTATGACAGCACCAAGCAGGAAGAGGGTATCAAAGTGTAGCTCGTCGCTCAATTTAAAAAATAATCTGTAAACTCCAAAAAGCAACCCGATGCTGATTAGTATCGAGCTGATGGGGGTCAAATACCGGAATTCTAAGTCTCTTTTAATGGATATTTTTTGTAAGACGGAACGTAAAAATAGAGGAATAATTATTACTTTGCTAATCAGTGTTAGCAAGCTTATGAGAAGCAGGCTAAAAATTCCTTCCTGCCAGAAGAGAACCAGCGCCAGCAATGCCAAAAACAGAGATTGGGCTGAATAAATAGAAAACAGCGAATTCAATGAACGTTGGGTAATAATAAGCACTGCAGTGCCCAAGATTAGCACAAGCAGGATCCTGATTAT comes from Dehalococcoidales bacterium and encodes:
- a CDS encoding hydrogenase subunit; translated protein: MNDAILISVIIRILLVLILGTAVLIITQRSLNSLFSIYSAQSLFLALLALVLFWQEGIFSLLLISLLTLISKVIIIPLFLRSVLQKISIKRDLEFRYLTPISSILISIGLLFGVYRLFFKLSDELHFDTLFLLGAVIGVSLALMGMMVIFSRRKVITKTVGYLTMENGVLLFSLFVAELPFIVEVLILVDLLMILVLASLLAFGIDSTIESFHERLRNFGLEAEEQ